A genomic region of Catalinimonas niigatensis contains the following coding sequences:
- a CDS encoding superoxide dismutase: MAFKLPDLPYSFDALQPHIDAKTMEIHHGKHHGAYVSKLNGAIEGTPQANMSLEELMKSIGSLSPAVRNNGGGHYNHSLFWTIMSPNGGGKPSGELAQAIDKAFGSFDKFKEEFDNAAATRFGSGWAWLIVDNSGMLKVTSTPNQDNPAMEIAETKGTPILGLDVWEHAYYLNYQNKRPEYISAFWNVINWDEVSKRFAAAK; the protein is encoded by the coding sequence ATGGCATTCAAATTACCTGACTTACCTTACTCTTTTGATGCATTACAACCTCATATTGATGCCAAAACTATGGAAATCCATCATGGCAAACATCATGGAGCCTATGTATCTAAACTTAATGGAGCCATTGAAGGCACTCCTCAGGCTAATATGTCTTTGGAAGAGCTGATGAAAAGTATTGGGAGCCTTTCGCCAGCAGTCCGCAACAATGGCGGTGGGCATTATAATCACTCTCTTTTCTGGACAATTATGTCTCCCAATGGTGGAGGAAAACCCAGTGGCGAATTGGCTCAAGCCATAGATAAAGCTTTTGGTTCTTTTGACAAATTCAAAGAAGAGTTTGATAATGCAGCAGCTACCCGTTTTGGATCAGGCTGGGCTTGGTTAATAGTAGATAACAGTGGTATGCTTAAAGTAACTTCCACCCCTAATCAGGATAACCCTGCTATGGAAATTGCTGAGACCAAAGGTACTCCTATCTTAGGTCTGGATGTATGGGAGCATGCTTATTATCTAAATTATCAGAATAAGCGTCCTGAATACATTTCTGCATTCTGGAATGTAATAAACTGGGACGAAGTGAGCAAACGTTTTGCCGCAGCTAAGTAA
- a CDS encoding UDP-N-acetylmuramoyl-tripeptide--D-alanyl-D-alanine ligase, with product MIEDIYEKFLECEHVSTDTRKIEKGSLFIALKGDKFNANQFAAEALEKGARYALIDEAQYQQNEQYILVPDTLKTLQELARHHRRQLAIPVLGINGTNGKTTTKELLNLVLSKKYKTLATQGNLNNHIGVPLTLLQLQPEHELAIIELGANSIGEIMTLCQIAEPTHGLTTNIGKAHMEGFGGYEGAIRGESEQYHYHIQTNGTVFINSQNPILSNMAKRFEQPLFYPAAGNYFHCELISADPFIVYKHENSQEVQTKLIGAYNFENIAAALCIGKYFEVPDELANQAVSLYQPANKRSQLIEKGSNTIIMDAYNANPDSMQAAIRNLDKMKVKHKVAILGDMFELGADSPAEHHAIGKLLAECQIDEVLLCGNMMADAKDAYPAARYFPKKKDLATYLQTQHYDQFTILLKASRGIALETLLDHL from the coding sequence ATGATAGAAGATATTTACGAGAAATTCCTGGAATGCGAACATGTTTCAACTGATACCCGCAAGATTGAAAAAGGCAGCTTATTTATCGCCCTGAAAGGAGATAAATTCAATGCTAATCAATTTGCTGCTGAGGCATTGGAAAAAGGTGCTCGCTACGCACTTATTGACGAGGCTCAATATCAACAAAACGAGCAGTACATTCTGGTGCCGGATACATTAAAAACACTTCAGGAATTAGCCCGCCATCATCGCAGGCAACTGGCTATTCCCGTTTTAGGAATCAATGGTACAAATGGAAAAACCACAACCAAAGAGCTGCTGAACCTGGTACTGAGTAAAAAGTACAAGACGCTGGCTACTCAGGGTAATCTGAACAACCATATTGGTGTGCCGCTCACGCTCCTTCAACTTCAACCTGAACATGAGCTTGCTATTATTGAACTGGGAGCCAACAGTATTGGTGAAATTATGACACTCTGCCAGATTGCTGAACCTACACATGGACTTACGACCAATATCGGCAAAGCGCATATGGAGGGTTTTGGAGGGTATGAGGGAGCCATAAGAGGAGAAAGTGAGCAGTATCATTATCACATCCAGACGAATGGTACAGTCTTTATCAATTCTCAAAATCCTATTCTTAGTAATATGGCCAAGCGTTTTGAACAACCTCTGTTTTATCCAGCTGCTGGCAACTATTTTCACTGTGAATTGATTAGTGCCGACCCTTTTATTGTGTATAAGCATGAGAATAGTCAGGAAGTACAGACAAAACTTATAGGGGCTTATAATTTTGAAAACATTGCTGCTGCTCTATGTATTGGTAAATACTTTGAAGTTCCTGATGAATTGGCGAATCAAGCGGTGAGCCTTTATCAGCCTGCCAACAAACGCTCTCAGTTGATTGAAAAAGGTAGCAATACTATTATCATGGATGCTTATAATGCCAATCCGGATTCTATGCAGGCCGCGATCAGAAACCTGGATAAGATGAAGGTAAAACATAAAGTAGCTATACTGGGAGATATGTTCGAACTCGGAGCAGACAGTCCTGCTGAACATCACGCTATAGGTAAGTTACTTGCTGAATGCCAGATAGATGAAGTTTTGCTTTGTGGAAATATGATGGCAGATGCTAAAGATGCATACCCCGCAGCCAGATATTTTCCAAAGAAGAAAGACCTGGCTACCTATCTGCAAACACAACATTATGATCAGTTTACCATTTTGCTCAAAGCCTCAAGAGGTATCGCATTAGAAACTTTATTAGATCATTTATGA
- a CDS encoding cation diffusion facilitator family transporter: protein MSDRIRLIIKASWIGIVGNAILAIIKVIIGFAAHSQAVIGDGIDTLSDVATYVIILFMARISKKPPSVKYPYGYRRAETIASKFLSFFIFFAGAQLFYTNVQNLWSSSQRALPDLLAVYVTVFSILGKFLLASWQFRIGKKTNSSMLIANAKNMRADIILSFSVLLGIAATLYLEMPIIDTILAIGVSLWILRIGFKIFMESNTELMDGVDDTSAYEKVFEAADAVKGAYNPHRARIRKMSSLYLIDLDIEVDARMSVAESHQISVAVENGIKERLDNVYDIMIHIEPKGNYEVDEKFGLSRDKL from the coding sequence GTGTCAGATAGAATTCGTCTTATCATCAAGGCCTCTTGGATAGGTATTGTAGGGAATGCAATACTTGCTATCATCAAGGTAATTATTGGGTTTGCTGCTCACAGTCAGGCAGTTATTGGAGATGGTATAGATACCCTGTCTGATGTAGCTACTTATGTCATTATTCTTTTTATGGCACGTATTAGCAAAAAACCACCCTCTGTCAAATACCCTTACGGATATCGCCGTGCCGAAACCATTGCCAGCAAATTTCTTTCATTCTTTATATTTTTTGCCGGAGCACAGCTTTTTTACACCAATGTACAAAATCTTTGGAGTAGCAGTCAGCGTGCGTTACCAGATTTGTTAGCAGTATATGTAACTGTATTTTCTATTCTCGGAAAGTTTTTACTGGCTTCCTGGCAGTTTAGGATAGGTAAGAAGACCAATAGCAGTATGCTCATTGCCAATGCCAAAAATATGCGTGCTGACATTATTCTATCATTTTCAGTACTTTTGGGAATAGCAGCTACTCTTTATTTAGAGATGCCCATCATAGATACCATACTTGCCATTGGCGTTAGTCTCTGGATACTTCGTATTGGTTTTAAAATATTTATGGAGTCCAATACAGAGCTAATGGATGGTGTAGATGATACTTCTGCTTATGAAAAAGTGTTTGAAGCAGCCGATGCGGTAAAAGGAGCCTACAACCCACATAGAGCACGTATCCGTAAGATGTCCAGTCTATACCTTATTGACCTGGACATTGAAGTAGATGCCCGTATGAGTGTTGCAGAATCACATCAAATTAGTGTCGCAGTAGAGAATGGGATCAAGGAACGGCTGGACAATGTATATGATATCATGATTCATATTGAACCCAAAGGAAATTATGAAGTAGATGAGAAGTTTGGCCTCAGTCGTGATAAGTTGTAG
- a CDS encoding DUF2461 domain-containing protein encodes MNLQLVFSFLEELAQNNNKEWMDAHRKRYEQAKDEFKDLVTHLLGELSIIDEGLMGLTPKDCIFRVNRDIRFSKDKSPYKNNFGTHMSEGGKKSPNAGYYLHLQPNGESFIGGGMYHPDTDILSKVRQEIDYNASELKKIVSEADFTKYYGSIQGDQLKKAPKGYEADHPNIELLKLKDFIVIHKLSDEEVMHEHFKDRAIAMFKAMTPFVHYLNVAIS; translated from the coding sequence ATGAATCTCCAACTTGTTTTTAGCTTTCTTGAAGAACTTGCCCAGAACAATAACAAAGAATGGATGGACGCCCATCGTAAGAGGTATGAGCAGGCCAAAGATGAGTTTAAGGACCTGGTAACACATTTACTGGGTGAGCTCTCAATCATTGATGAGGGATTGATGGGCTTAACGCCTAAAGATTGTATCTTCCGTGTTAATCGGGACATTCGTTTTTCCAAAGATAAGTCCCCTTACAAAAATAACTTTGGTACTCATATGTCGGAGGGTGGTAAAAAATCACCCAATGCGGGATATTATCTTCACTTACAACCTAATGGCGAGTCTTTTATAGGTGGAGGTATGTACCATCCTGACACTGATATACTATCAAAAGTAAGACAGGAAATAGATTACAATGCCTCAGAACTCAAGAAAATCGTATCGGAAGCAGATTTTACAAAGTACTATGGATCTATCCAGGGAGATCAATTGAAGAAAGCTCCCAAAGGTTATGAAGCGGATCATCCCAACATCGAGCTACTTAAACTGAAAGATTTTATTGTGATTCATAAATTGAGTGATGAAGAAGTAATGCATGAACATTTTAAGGACCGTGCCATTGCTATGTTCAAAGCAATGACGCCTTTTGTTCATTACCTTAACGTAGCGATTAGCTAA